The following proteins come from a genomic window of Paracoccus tegillarcae:
- a CDS encoding virB8 family protein has translation MTDRVSEQRTILESELIFGARRSLRTAWGVAIFSSLIAVGELTALVMLLPLKETQAYLTIVDRDTGIAERAVEIENASIEHADAVKQSLVFNYVMDRETYDANDNERRILAVYRKSAGIAQQSVRALWTEGNADYPPDLYGATGKISIEVLSVNPIDEDTTQVRFTKTLSRPGEDDRIGNFYATVTYQFVPTQQSAVELVWENPFGFTVTDYRVTAESLEAQQEGGN, from the coding sequence ATGACAGACCGCGTGTCTGAACAGAGGACGATTCTCGAAAGCGAATTGATTTTCGGGGCAAGACGCAGCCTGCGGACGGCCTGGGGTGTGGCGATTTTCAGCAGCCTGATCGCGGTGGGCGAGCTGACCGCCCTGGTCATGCTGCTGCCGCTGAAGGAGACGCAGGCTTACCTGACCATCGTGGACCGCGACACCGGCATCGCCGAACGCGCGGTCGAGATCGAGAACGCGAGTATCGAACATGCGGATGCGGTCAAGCAGAGCCTCGTCTTCAATTACGTCATGGATCGCGAGACCTACGACGCGAATGACAACGAGCGGCGTATTCTGGCGGTCTATCGCAAGTCGGCCGGCATCGCGCAGCAAAGCGTGCGAGCGCTCTGGACCGAGGGCAATGCGGATTATCCGCCCGATCTCTATGGGGCGACGGGCAAGATCTCGATCGAGGTGTTGAGCGTCAACCCGATTGATGAGGACACGACGCAGGTGCGGTTCACCAAGACGCTGAGCCGTCCCGGCGAAGATGATCGGATCGGCAATTTCTATGCGACCGTCACCTATCAGTTCGTGCCGACCCAGCAATCGGCGGTCGAGCTGGTCTGGGAAAACCCCTTCGGCTTCACGGTGACGGATTATCGCGTGACGGCTGAATCTCTCGAAGCCCAGCAGGAAGGAGGAAACTGA
- a CDS encoding ATPase, T2SS/T4P/T4SS family, with protein MAGYLDHYLKRLDMILGDPLTIELAINGDAGLWVEKAGSAHMSRFDGISLNPSEVTDLAGQIARSAEQPLTALSPMISTTVPYGGATLRVQAIIAPAAFGGTILSFRVFRQRLASEEPKKFGFLRQQGISLETDRLSKIEKIHSLAADLGVGGDADAVLTACVDMKLNMIVSGPTSAGKTELARRLMWMIPDEERLVLIEDSAEALPHQPNHVSLIASRDDTSPRSADKLLQATLRLRPDRIILGEVRGGEAATFLGAINTGHEGSFTTLHAASGRKAMDKMALLVMNTGTQLNYGEILRYLRGSIDAVIQTGREGEARGIMEVYFPALDDDLL; from the coding sequence ATGGCTGGCTATCTCGATCATTACCTGAAGCGCCTCGATATGATCCTGGGCGACCCTCTGACGATCGAACTGGCGATCAATGGCGATGCCGGTCTCTGGGTTGAAAAGGCCGGATCGGCTCATATGAGCCGCTTCGACGGGATCAGCCTGAACCCATCGGAAGTGACCGATCTGGCCGGGCAGATAGCACGATCTGCCGAGCAGCCGCTGACGGCTTTGTCGCCGATGATTTCCACCACGGTGCCCTATGGCGGTGCGACGCTGCGGGTGCAGGCGATCATTGCGCCGGCGGCATTCGGTGGAACCATCCTCTCTTTCAGGGTTTTCCGGCAAAGGTTGGCATCGGAGGAACCGAAGAAGTTCGGCTTCCTGCGCCAGCAGGGCATTTCGCTGGAAACCGACCGGCTGTCGAAGATCGAGAAGATTCACAGCCTCGCGGCCGATCTTGGTGTCGGTGGTGATGCAGATGCGGTGCTGACGGCTTGCGTCGATATGAAGCTGAACATGATCGTGTCCGGACCGACCTCGGCCGGCAAGACCGAATTGGCACGCCGGTTGATGTGGATGATCCCCGATGAAGAGCGGTTGGTGCTGATTGAGGATTCGGCTGAGGCCCTGCCGCACCAGCCAAACCATGTCAGCCTGATCGCATCGCGCGACGACACCTCGCCGCGCTCGGCCGACAAGCTTCTTCAGGCCACGCTTCGTCTGCGACCGGACAGGATCATCCTGGGCGAAGTGCGCGGCGGGGAAGCCGCAACCTTCCTCGGCGCGATCAATACCGGCCATGAGGGCAGTTTCACGACGCTGCACGCGGCCAGTGGCCGCAAGGCCATGGACAAGATGGCGCTCCTGGTCATGAACACCGGGACGCAGCTGAACTATGGCGAGATCCTGCGCTATCTGCGTGGCTCGATCGATGCGGTGATCCAGACCGGCCGTGAAGGCGAGGCGCGCGGCATCATGGAAGTCTATTTCCCTGCACTGGATGACGATCTGCTTTGA
- a CDS encoding AbrB/MazE/SpoVT family DNA-binding domain-containing protein, whose protein sequence is MQIAKWGNSLAVRLPARMVQELGLKAGDEIEITAADAGLFEVHRRRDPEEILARLREFRGLMPKGYRFDRDEANAR, encoded by the coding sequence ATGCAGATCGCGAAATGGGGTAATTCTTTGGCCGTCCGCCTGCCCGCGCGGATGGTCCAGGAACTCGGGCTGAAGGCGGGCGACGAGATCGAGATTACTGCGGCCGATGCCGGGCTTTTTGAGGTTCATCGACGCCGTGACCCCGAAGAAATCCTGGCTCGCCTGCGCGAGTTTCGTGGATTGATGCCCAAGGGCTATCGGTTCGATCGGGACGAGGCGAATGCCAGGTAG
- a CDS encoding PIN domain-containing protein, with translation MPGRFFDTNILLYLLSDDHTKADIAEGLLRGGGTVSVQVLNEIATVTQRKFRMSWAQTDEFLLMIREFVTVEPLTYETHDLGIALARKHALSVYDAMIVAAGLLAGCDILLSEDMQDGFRVADRITIRNPFAAQI, from the coding sequence ATGCCAGGTAGGTTCTTCGACACGAACATCCTGCTTTACTTGCTTTCTGACGACCACACCAAGGCTGACATTGCCGAAGGGCTGCTGCGCGGCGGTGGAACCGTCAGCGTGCAGGTGCTGAACGAGATTGCGACTGTCACGCAGCGAAAATTCAGGATGAGTTGGGCGCAGACGGATGAGTTCCTGCTCATGATCCGTGAATTTGTGACCGTCGAGCCGTTGACCTATGAGACGCATGACCTTGGTATCGCCCTGGCGCGGAAACACGCGCTGTCTGTCTATGACGCCATGATCGTTGCAGCCGGGCTACTGGCTGGCTGTGACATCCTGCTGTCAGAGGACATGCAGGATGGATTCAGGGTGGCCGATAGGATCACGATCCGTAATCCATTCGCCGCGCAAATATGA
- a CDS encoding TrbG/VirB9 family P-type conjugative transfer protein — protein sequence MLKSTYGAAVLAAYLALPGLVHAEARPQSGSRDHRVTYATYQEGQVYTVQTRVRNVTLIELGNGERIQSIAIGDSESFQIDKLEGANVFTVKPVIQGAATNMTVETNRRFYFINLVETSRGTPSWSVKFTVPGEGGSTRSAGAAAATAAATLPPMRYAVSRKVNGATFAPTGVSDDGNRTYFQIPPGAPMPSVFRADSKGLEYAVNSTTKGTVITVAGRSERWVLRYGDQYVCVTGSAAQAGL from the coding sequence ATGCTAAAATCGACCTATGGCGCGGCCGTTCTGGCTGCATATCTCGCTCTGCCGGGCCTTGTTCATGCCGAGGCGCGGCCCCAATCGGGCTCGCGCGACCATCGTGTGACCTATGCGACCTATCAGGAAGGCCAGGTCTATACGGTGCAGACGCGGGTGCGGAACGTGACGCTGATCGAGCTTGGCAATGGCGAACGCATCCAGTCGATCGCCATCGGCGACAGCGAAAGCTTCCAGATCGACAAGTTGGAAGGCGCGAACGTCTTCACGGTGAAGCCGGTCATCCAGGGCGCTGCAACCAATATGACCGTCGAGACGAACCGGCGGTTCTATTTCATCAACCTTGTGGAAACCAGCCGCGGCACACCCAGCTGGTCGGTGAAATTCACGGTGCCCGGCGAGGGAGGATCGACCCGCTCGGCGGGCGCCGCCGCTGCGACGGCCGCCGCGACCCTGCCGCCGATGCGCTATGCGGTCTCGCGCAAGGTCAATGGTGCGACTTTCGCGCCGACCGGCGTTTCCGACGATGGCAACCGGACCTATTTCCAGATCCCGCCTGGCGCACCGATGCCAAGCGTTTTCCGGGCCGATAGCAAAGGTCTCGAATATGCGGTCAACAGCACCACGAAAGGCACCGTCATCACGGTTGCGGGCCGCTCGGAACGGTGGGTGCTGCGCTATGGCGATCAATATGTCTGCGTGACCGGCTCGGCCGCACAGGCCGGGCTGTAA
- a CDS encoding type IV secretion system protein, translated as MILTKMKLGLTVLAIMAAPTAFGQGVPTIDVTSIAKLQEMIAEQKLQLREQIAQNVKLDEQTLKLVEQIRTLEAQLDALRNGLSLADLGLDPASFLRDILPDFSDLSKSLDAAKAGNWSGVLANASQIGGTSVSGYVDKTFEQSGIERSDVDALASSDDPSAARIGNQANVGAFMSVAAESSSQAARESLTRMDGFMQQIGDTTNLKEAIDLNTRVTGELGIALANIWAMEAVQTVSLGEAGIMDAATAADEEKYLTIKLPED; from the coding sequence ATGATTTTGACGAAGATGAAACTCGGCCTGACCGTGCTGGCGATCATGGCCGCGCCGACTGCCTTTGGCCAGGGCGTGCCGACGATCGACGTGACCAGCATCGCCAAGCTCCAAGAAATGATCGCCGAACAGAAGCTTCAGCTGCGCGAGCAGATCGCGCAGAATGTGAAGCTGGACGAGCAGACGCTGAAGCTGGTCGAACAGATCAGGACGCTGGAAGCGCAGCTCGATGCGCTGCGCAACGGGTTGAGCCTGGCCGATCTCGGCCTCGATCCGGCCAGTTTCCTGCGCGATATCCTGCCCGATTTCTCGGACCTGTCGAAATCACTCGATGCGGCCAAGGCGGGCAACTGGTCCGGCGTGCTGGCAAATGCCAGCCAGATCGGCGGCACCAGTGTCAGCGGCTATGTGGACAAGACGTTTGAACAATCCGGCATCGAACGCAGCGATGTGGATGCACTGGCAAGCAGCGACGATCCTTCGGCTGCGCGCATCGGCAACCAGGCCAATGTCGGCGCTTTCATGTCGGTGGCTGCGGAAAGCTCTTCGCAGGCGGCACGGGAAAGCCTGACGCGGATGGACGGTTTCATGCAGCAGATCGGCGACACGACGAACCTGAAGGAAGCCATCGATCTGAATACGCGCGTGACCGGGGAGCTTGGTATCGCGCTGGCGAATATCTGGGCGATGGAGGCGGTGCAGACCGTGAGCCTTGGCGAAGCCGGGATCATGGATGCCGCGACTGCCGCCGATGAAGAGAAATACCTGACCATCAAGCTGCCGGAGGATTGA
- a CDS encoding type IV secretory system conjugative DNA transfer family protein yields MNRTLIALSFGIISGVIIGLMLGGMWVQHQLGANAASADMFILVKQFPGLSRSMTQPWFGGYQIAGVALIATVLFTLALSITQKLTQYGKAHFQSPTEIRKNGLLQKIGGGLVFARLGTHGILGRFSGRFRFIASNWDKFPHCLVVAPTRAGKGVGYVIPNTLLFPGSCVILDVKGEIFEATSRHRKAQGDEIFYFAPFDFDYPSHRYNPLERIAALKNTDQQFTELSKLSTYFLTTSEKGGAADFIVGARELFVAGGMLAIERGKPTIGEITRVLFGGADKSEEYKSRAAEARHQQTKDIFMDFSGYADRTLSSYVSVLKGAGLGLWVNPKVDRVTSGNDFSWQNIRMKPQTIYIVVNSDDIVTLAPLMRLLFGELIATLRSSLPNHKTEPWPVQIILDEFDQLGKMPIVVQSLKQLAGHGGRVSIITQSIPGLDNIYGENDRLSVESAAGMKLFISPNEKKTAAEVSEALGKTTRLSVSDSLSSDGRGFRRRSVSRRNEERPLMSPDEVKKFDASKVILIPERQNPILADRIVYYEDPYFSKIMAAQSGPLPYPDERHQIRSMRDEIEKLQDQVAQFQPLAYAPPLGITAKAIIAEVEAARPAMTDAEAQESLRPSDKEAIRKASDFRKKMKAKVPIE; encoded by the coding sequence ATGAACCGGACATTGATCGCCCTGTCCTTTGGCATCATCAGCGGTGTCATCATAGGCCTGATGCTTGGGGGCATGTGGGTCCAGCATCAACTCGGTGCCAATGCCGCCTCTGCCGACATGTTCATTCTCGTGAAGCAGTTTCCGGGCTTGTCGCGCAGCATGACGCAACCCTGGTTCGGCGGGTATCAGATCGCCGGGGTAGCCCTGATCGCGACCGTGCTCTTCACGCTGGCGCTGTCCATCACCCAGAAACTGACCCAATACGGCAAGGCGCATTTCCAGTCACCGACCGAGATCAGGAAGAACGGTCTCCTGCAAAAGATCGGCGGCGGTCTGGTCTTTGCGCGGCTCGGCACACACGGCATCCTTGGTCGTTTCTCGGGCCGGTTCCGGTTCATTGCCTCGAACTGGGACAAATTTCCGCATTGCCTGGTCGTGGCGCCGACGCGGGCGGGCAAGGGTGTCGGCTATGTCATTCCGAACACGCTGCTCTTCCCCGGCAGCTGCGTCATCCTCGATGTGAAGGGTGAAATTTTTGAGGCCACATCCCGGCACCGTAAGGCGCAGGGCGACGAAATCTTCTATTTCGCGCCCTTCGACTTCGATTACCCCTCGCATCGCTACAACCCGCTGGAACGTATCGCCGCCCTGAAGAATACTGATCAGCAGTTCACCGAGCTGAGCAAGCTGTCGACCTATTTCCTGACCACCAGCGAAAAGGGCGGGGCGGCGGATTTCATCGTCGGGGCACGGGAGCTGTTCGTCGCCGGGGGGATGCTCGCCATCGAGCGCGGAAAGCCGACCATCGGGGAAATCACGCGCGTCCTCTTCGGCGGTGCCGACAAGTCCGAGGAATACAAATCCCGCGCGGCCGAGGCCCGTCACCAGCAGACCAAGGACATCTTCATGGATTTCAGCGGCTATGCTGACCGCACGCTGTCCTCCTATGTCTCGGTCCTTAAAGGGGCTGGCCTCGGCCTCTGGGTGAATCCGAAGGTCGATCGCGTCACCAGCGGCAATGACTTCAGCTGGCAGAATATCCGAATGAAGCCGCAGACGATCTATATCGTCGTCAACAGCGACGATATTGTGACCCTCGCGCCGCTGATGCGGCTGCTGTTCGGTGAATTGATCGCCACCTTGCGGTCGTCCCTGCCGAACCACAAGACCGAGCCATGGCCGGTGCAGATCATTCTCGACGAATTCGACCAGCTGGGCAAGATGCCCATCGTCGTGCAGTCGCTGAAGCAGCTGGCAGGGCACGGCGGGCGTGTGTCGATCATCACGCAGTCCATCCCCGGTCTCGACAATATCTATGGCGAGAACGATCGTCTGTCGGTCGAATCCGCAGCCGGGATGAAGCTCTTCATCAGCCCGAACGAGAAAAAGACCGCAGCCGAGGTGTCCGAGGCCCTAGGAAAGACCACCCGACTTTCCGTCAGCGACAGCCTGTCCTCTGACGGTCGCGGCTTCCGGCGGCGGTCTGTGTCGCGCCGGAACGAAGAGCGACCACTGATGAGCCCGGATGAGGTCAAGAAATTCGACGCCTCGAAGGTCATCCTGATCCCCGAACGGCAGAACCCGATCCTGGCGGACCGCATCGTCTATTACGAGGACCCCTATTTCTCGAAGATCATGGCTGCTCAGTCCGGACCGCTGCCCTATCCTGACGAGCGGCATCAGATCAGATCAATGCGTGACGAAATCGAGAAGCTGCAAGACCAGGTGGCGCAGTTCCAGCCGCTTGCCTATGCGCCGCCGCTAGGGATCACCGCTAAGGCGATAATCGCCGAGGTCGAGGCTGCGCGACCCGCCATGACGGATGCCGAGGCACAGGAATCCCTGCGGCCATCCGATAAGGAGGCCATCAGGAAAGCGTCGGATTTCAGGAAGAAGATGAAGGCGAAGGTTCCCATAGAATGA
- a CDS encoding TrbI/VirB10 family protein yields the protein MANENEQSGIEERLQRLQRKPGRMNRWKPWAIGAGTFTAGAALASYAFLTATDAPPQGASLNLPTSQVTDFQDGSGLDGFTITRPRPEPQVPQAPATRTETVEVVDQTRIDELAAELDGLQLKLTEGDTARDALLAEMEQMKGDAALKDEALAEAEREMLRLQSQLETQDQLFGEQDAAAALEAQRRAEYEARRAEEEARKQAQIASPMVTYRASGGSETPDGGDARDYAAGDEFLRAGANKARVTQSEVIGSPSNTIIQGTLIEATLETAISSQLPGNVAANVSYDVWSMDMSQVLIPRGSKLYGRYNSQIERGQRRVMIAWDRLVTADGQSVQLEGYGTDRIGRAGMTGKVNNHTLARFGSAAAVSIIGALPDIAVASIEENGGSETTRDTVESIGQDASDALDNVLAEYLDIPATISVDQGAVVMVRVNTDLEMF from the coding sequence ATGGCGAATGAGAACGAGCAGAGCGGCATCGAGGAACGGTTGCAGCGCCTTCAGCGCAAGCCCGGACGGATGAACCGCTGGAAGCCCTGGGCAATCGGTGCCGGAACCTTCACCGCCGGCGCAGCACTGGCCAGCTATGCTTTCCTGACTGCGACAGATGCGCCGCCGCAAGGCGCCTCGCTGAACCTGCCCACATCGCAGGTGACGGATTTTCAGGACGGCAGCGGCCTCGATGGCTTTACCATCACCCGGCCGCGTCCGGAACCGCAGGTGCCGCAAGCCCCGGCCACACGCACGGAAACGGTGGAAGTGGTCGATCAGACGCGGATCGACGAGTTGGCGGCCGAGCTTGATGGATTGCAGCTGAAGCTGACGGAGGGCGATACGGCCCGCGACGCGCTTCTGGCGGAAATGGAGCAGATGAAGGGCGATGCGGCGCTGAAGGACGAGGCCCTTGCCGAGGCCGAGCGGGAAATGCTGCGGCTGCAATCGCAACTGGAAACCCAGGATCAGCTTTTTGGCGAACAGGATGCCGCCGCCGCACTTGAGGCGCAGCGCCGGGCCGAATACGAGGCTCGCCGGGCCGAAGAGGAAGCGCGCAAGCAGGCCCAGATCGCCTCGCCCATGGTGACATATCGGGCAAGTGGCGGATCTGAGACGCCGGATGGAGGCGATGCTCGCGATTACGCTGCCGGCGATGAGTTCCTTCGCGCCGGAGCGAACAAGGCGCGGGTGACACAGAGCGAGGTCATTGGCAGCCCGTCCAACACGATTATTCAAGGCACGCTGATCGAAGCGACGCTGGAAACGGCCATAAGCAGCCAATTGCCCGGCAATGTCGCGGCCAATGTCAGCTATGATGTGTGGTCGATGGACATGAGCCAGGTCCTGATCCCGCGTGGTTCCAAACTCTATGGCCGATATAATTCGCAGATCGAGCGTGGGCAGCGCCGGGTGATGATCGCTTGGGACCGTCTGGTGACCGCGGATGGCCAATCCGTGCAACTCGAAGGGTATGGCACAGACCGCATCGGACGCGCGGGCATGACCGGCAAGGTCAACAATCACACGCTGGCCCGCTTCGGATCGGCCGCGGCCGTGTCGATCATCGGTGCGCTGCCGGACATTGCCGTCGCCAGCATCGAAGAGAATGGCGGCAGCGAGACCACGCGCGATACGGTGGAGAGTATCGGCCAGGATGCGTCCGACGCCCTCGATAACGTCTTGGCTGAATATCTCGACATTCCGGCAACGATTTCGGTCGACCAGGGCGCGGTGGTCATGGTTCGGGTCAATACCGATCTTGAGATGTTCTGA
- a CDS encoding type IV secretion system protein: protein MGIVTDILTTIDTSVMTAGERFFEATAAGMLPVMTIVCTILLVLVGMNMAIGYFQMNARDSIQLAVRIILVYFFAFSWSNFGPVYDAFATTSGDMAMRFFDIAATTGQNSAYAAMDDFAVQMADTADGVAKSQGSIMRGFLGGVFFVLLSLLMGIYVLIVGFAKIMLAFLIGVAPIAMVATIFERTKNMFEAWLSSFVGYLMYPIAASSVIATIVAVARQQFVRQDNVDTISQIIGFLVIVFVGIFALKAIPSAASNITGHFHLANIAPQALRLGQGGLGVAAQNVPGTSTIRDAATIASAARAGTSDDPRKQAQDRDRELRERGAAIGQKFRDMRLLRGGKD, encoded by the coding sequence ATGGGCATTGTCACCGATATCCTGACCACCATCGACACCAGCGTCATGACCGCCGGCGAGCGGTTTTTCGAGGCGACCGCCGCCGGGATGCTGCCGGTGATGACCATCGTCTGCACGATCCTGCTGGTGCTGGTCGGCATGAACATGGCCATCGGCTATTTCCAGATGAATGCGCGGGATTCGATCCAGCTGGCAGTGCGGATCATCCTTGTCTATTTCTTCGCCTTCTCCTGGTCGAATTTCGGGCCGGTCTATGATGCCTTCGCCACGACCAGCGGCGATATGGCGATGCGCTTCTTCGACATTGCTGCGACCACAGGACAGAACAGCGCTTATGCAGCGATGGATGATTTTGCTGTACAGATGGCAGACACGGCAGATGGCGTGGCCAAGTCACAGGGCTCGATCATGCGCGGGTTTCTGGGCGGTGTCTTCTTCGTGTTGCTGTCGCTGCTGATGGGCATCTATGTGCTGATCGTCGGCTTTGCCAAGATCATGCTGGCCTTCCTGATCGGGGTGGCGCCGATTGCCATGGTCGCGACGATCTTCGAGCGGACGAAGAACATGTTCGAGGCCTGGCTCAGCAGTTTCGTCGGTTATCTGATGTATCCGATTGCTGCGTCGTCGGTCATTGCAACCATCGTAGCCGTGGCTCGGCAACAGTTTGTTCGCCAAGACAATGTGGACACGATCAGCCAGATCATTGGCTTCCTGGTCATCGTCTTCGTCGGCATCTTCGCGCTGAAGGCGATCCCCTCGGCCGCGTCGAATATCACCGGTCATTTCCATCTGGCCAATATCGCGCCGCAGGCATTGCGCCTTGGACAGGGCGGGCTCGGGGTGGCGGCACAGAACGTGCCCGGCACCTCGACGATCCGCGATGCGGCGACCATCGCCAGCGCCGCGCGCGCCGGCACATCCGACGATCCGCGAAAGCAGGCGCAGGACCGGGACCGCGAATTGCGTGAACGTGGCGCAGCGATCGGTCAGAAATTTCGCGACATGCGGTTGCTGCGCGGCGGCAAGGACTGA